TAACTATatatcaatatttttaaaatattccacaTCCGACAATTCCCTCATCTGCTCTACTCGAGACATCTTCCAATTAATCTAACACAGTTTCCTTTTCATAAATTATTATTGTTCCTGTTCAATCATTATTATTTTCTATGTGGCTGGAATGTTGGAAGATAATAATCGGAATAACCATTGCCACCCAAAGTACATCTTTCAAAATACTGGGATGTAGATAATCAGATCCTTGGGATTTAACTGTTTTAAGGCTCTTTAATCTCTCCAGCAGTATCACTTAactaattcaaatttctttaagTTTATCATTTCAATTGGCAGCTTCCAAAGATAGGCCTGGGCAGCTATCTGGGCAGTTGGCATaacagttagtgtaatgctgttacagtgtcaatgacctgggttaaaatctggcactgactgtacattgtccctgtgtctgcatgggtttcctcccacccttcaaaatgtatggaggttgtaggttaattgggtatagttGGGTCGCctcatggggcagaagggcctgtttctgtgctgttttccaaaatttgaatttaaaaatatctCCCATGCACCCAAGTTTGTCCTTGCATTGTTATATTTAATTGTACAAGTGAGCAGTGCTAATAGGCTTCACCCACAGGATTCCACAACACATTGAGAATTTTTGTTTATTGATTGGCAAGATTATCAACTCTCTTGGttacttagaacatagaacattacagcacattactggccctttggccgtcattgttgtgtcaacctatatattcctacaaaaaaaattactaaaccttTATTTAgtatttctttcattcatgtacctaatagtcttttaaatgcccctgatgtttcagccaccaccaccatcccaggaaaGATTTTTGAGGCATCCACAacactgtgtgtaaaaaaaaaatccaacttaTCCATTATATCTCCCCtatactttcctcccttcactttgtagagatgtcccctggtgtttactATTTCTGCCCTggtaaaaaggtgctggctatccaccttatctatgcttttcaGAATTTTGTAGATGTCTATTgtctcctcatccttcttcactcaaaagaaaaaaatccccagctctgataactttgcctcataagacattttccaatccagaaaacatcctgataaatctcctctgtaccttttctatagcttccatatccatcctataatgaggtgaccaaaacaaaacacaatactttaagtgtAGTCTCacaagagttgcaacatgacctcttgactcttgaactcaatccccctattaatgaagctcagcatctcTTAACTATACTACAAACCTGTGgggaaaccttgagagatgtatggatttggaccccaagttctctctgttcctccacactgttaaatatctgaccattaaccctgtactcagctttctgttttgaccttccaaaatgcatcacctcgaaCTTATCCGgactgaactccatttgccacttctcagcccaactgcatcctgtctatatccttttgtaacctatgacgaTCTTCAGAACTAttcacaacttctccaacctttgtatcatctgcaaacttactgacccattcttccttttcttcatctagatcatttacaaaaatcacaaagagcaggggtccaagaacagatcTCTGCGGAACTCCACAAGTCAGTGACATCGAGGCAGAATACTTTtcgtccactactactctccactttctacatgcaagccaattttttatccacacagccaaggttccatggattctatgcctcatgactttctgaacaagtctctcatggggaccttgtcaaatgtcttactaaaatccatatagactacatctaccatcctaccatcatcaatttcttttttcaAAAAACTCATTTTGGCTTGTGAGGCATTTCCTACCCTTCACCAtgctatgctgactatccttgagtagattgtacaCCAAATCCTCAAAAATCCTATCCTTAAAGGATcccctccaatagtttgcacaccactgacacaagATTCATGGGTATATAATCCCAGGATTTTCctgattaaattttttaaataaggagactagatttgccattctctaattcTCCGGCACCTCTACAGTGGCCAAGGAGGACTCAAATATTGCAGCTAATGCTccaagctatctcttccctcccttcacacAGCAATCTGGGTTATAACATGTCAAACCCTGAggatttatcaatcttaatgtttaaaGACAATCCAACTTTCATTCTTTATTTAAACATCATCCAGCAGACAAGTCTGTTCTATTCCGACCTAACCCTGatcaatactgaagcaaagtataatttaggacctccccaacttccACCACCTCCAGGTACACGTTGCTTCCTTTATCCTAAAGTGGCCCCACTGTCTTCCTCgacattcttctgttcttcacaaatGCTTAGAATGCCTTTGGTTTCGCCTTTTTCCTGTGAATATCTGTTCCTAATTTACTCTCCTAGTTCCTGCCCCATCCTTGCACATTGCCATGTTGTTTGCTTTTATTCTTGTCCATAGCCATGTTAAAGCTCAGGGAGTGGTGGTCACTATAACCAAATATTCCCCTACCGAGagatctgccacctgaccaggttctttacccagtactagatccaataTGGCCCCTTCTCCAGTCAGCTGTTTCACATACTCTGACAGGAAtacttcttggacacacctgacaattccgccccatctatccctcttgcaaatAGGAGGTGTCAGTCAACATTAGGGATGTTGAAATCTCCCATGAAAACAACACTGCAATTTCTGCTTCATTCCAAAGAgctgcctacttatctgttcctTAGTGTCCCAAAGGCTATTTGGGGGTCTATGGACTAACCCTATACAGTCATTGCTCCCTTCCTAATTTTGACTTCCATACACTCTAACTCAGTTGACACTCCATCTTCAGCAAATTCCCTTTCTATACGCATGATATTCTCCccgcccccctttcctcccatcctattcctctTAAAACACCTAAAtcctgcatcagccaattctgTCCTTCCATCATCGAAGTCTCTGTAACTGCCTCAATGTCGTAATTGCATGtattgatccatgctctaagttcatctcttTTATGCCTAATACTctgtgcattgaaatagacacatttcaaaccctctaaatgactacatttatgcttctCCCCTGCCTTTCTTTCCTCACAAACTCATAATATATTGCATCGTGATTTTCACCTTCTGTCATGCTCTCtccactcacattctggttcccattcccaAAATCTCTAGCAAACTTGCCCACCTTTTTGTACAGGtgagaccttccccagaagagaccccaatgatccacaaatctaaatcccctgcaccaactcttcagccacgcattcatctgccaatgtgcgtggcacaggcagcaatcctgagattaccacctttgaggtcctgcttctccctaactccctatattccctcttcaggacctcatcccttctcctatctatgtcataGGTACCAAAGTGGACCACGACAGCAGGTTGTTCACCCTCCCACTTGAGAATGTTGTTGTTTCgatcagagatgtccctgaccctggcacctgggaagaAACATACTATCTGAGAGTCTTGATCTCATTCACATAATCTCGTATCTGTTTGTCTGACAAGTGAATCCACAATCATTATTGCTCTCTTATCCTCTCTTCTGAGCCGAAGGGCCAGCTCTGTGCCAGAGACGTGACCAATACTTGTTCCTGGTAGACTGTcgtttccccacctccccccaaacagtatccaaaatgatatACTTGTTGAGAATGGCCACAAGGATGTTCTGtactgactgcctattccccttccatCTTGCATCAGTCACCCAACTACCTGCCTCCTAACTTTTGAGGGTGACTTTCTCCTTTCAGCTCCTGTCTATTACTCCTCTGCCTCcgaaatgatccagagttcattcaGCTCCTTCTGAGAACTATGCATTGATCTCTGGGTTAAAAGCAACAAATGAGGGTCACACTGATAAGTGGGAAGAGAAACAAGTAATGTTTCAGGTATAAGACTCTTCATCAGAACAGGGAAAGAGGAAAGTTTGTTAAATtgtaggaggagggtagatgccTCTGCCAAGTAAAACCATGTCCATAGGATTGAGCTATAAACAATGTTATGTGATCTCCAGTCAAGCAAACAAAGTGGAAAAGCAAAAAAAGGAACTAAGCCATTAAAAATCTTCAGTTGTTCAAAGTTCATGAGCTGGAATTCACCAACCTGAAAGTTTGCACAAATATTTGTCGCAGCTGCTTTCAAAGTGGAACACATTTGCTGGTTTCCGAGATGACAACTATGGGACCAATAAGGAGCCATAACATGGGACAAGAGGGACACCTCATGGGCACCCATTCATATTAATCCCATCTTCCACCAGCTATTGGAAATGCACTTGGTGGGTGTTTAAAAATTCTACCCTTCTAAATAATAACAAAAGATTTGGACACCTTTTACTTATTGGTGAAACAAAATTGTACTTTTTTGGTAGAGGTGGGTGGCCTTCAGAAATGGGACCAGCAGCAGGAATTGGGGATAGGATTGTACAAAGAGGTGGATGTCTTAGGTTGTGCCCAACTTGTGTTGCATGTGGGAGTAGCGGAGTTGTCACGCCCCCCGCGGTTGGGGGGTTAATATTTCGGAGCAGCAAGTTGAGCGCGTCTTACTTCAGCCATTTGGAAGAGCCGGGTCCAGGTTTGGTGAAGGCCACCCGCTGCCCTGGTCGGATTTCCCCAACGGTCACCTTCAGACCGGCCACTGACGTCTGGCGAGGGTCCGGCCGCGAGCGGCGCACGCCCCGAGTCCATGACGGCCCACGAGCtggtgccccccacccccctcccgagTCCATTGCGGTCCAGGAGCTGGTGCCCCCCTCCCCCGAGTCCATTGCGGTCCAGGAGCTGGTGCCCCCCCACCAAGGCGGTCCAGGAGCTGGTGCCCCCCCCCCAAGGCGGTCCAGGAGTTGGTGCCCCCCCCCAGTCCATTGCGGTCCTGGAgctggtgcccccccccccaaggcgGTCCAGGAGTTGGTGCCCCACCCTCGAGTCCACGCCCTTTCACAGCGAAAGCAAAATACAGACATCTGCATGTACATTGCAAAACAGTACAGTAAAAATCCGATAATCGGGCACCCACGGGATTTGGAGTAGATTTGGAAGGGAATTCTTATTTTACCTCACCACACTTTTCTCTCTTTAATATTATACAGTAGCATCGTTTCTTTTCCAGTTCCATTCTAGCCTTTTCCTGCCGTTTCCTGCAGCTATGCCAACTCGAGAATCCTGCATTATGAGGTTGCAAGCAATTCCCTGTTGGCCACCAACCAAACAAAAAAACTGCATATGCTGGATATTAAAAAGCAGGACATGAACAGCGCATGTAGTTTGTGGTAAGAGAGTTGATGTTTAggggaaataaaaaaaatgaaaacaggtAGGTTTTCAATTCGAGAAGGTGGTTCAGGGTGGCGAGGACAAAAGGGACGGTCACTCGATCTGGTGTCGgttgaaagagaatgaggaaggcTTGTTCGTGGCAGTTAACCATTCACACTGATTTTTGCATTCTGGAGAGAGTTCTAACACGAGCAATCTCTCAGCCTGAAAGCTGCAGAAATTCTGTCATAAACTATCATGAAGGGAACATCAATAGGGAGCAATGATCGGCGATATGGTCCTCGTGAAAACAACCCAACAACTGTTTTGCGGGCGACAGTTAAAGTTTATTTCTTTCCCATTATTTTCATCTGGCGCTGCTCCATCAACAGGCCTCTCCCCGAGGACACCAGCAATTCTTTGGTCCTCCGACTTCCCATAGTACCTCGGGCGCGGGCCATCGGAGGTCCTCCGCCTTCCCGTGGTTCCCAGATGGGCAGGTGAAGGACGGCTAATGCGATGGCTGCTTACTTGACGCACCAGCAGAAAGTGCTTCGACTGTACAAAAGGGCGTTACGACACTTGGAGTCCTGGTGTATTTTCAGGTTCGGCCATAATCTCGTGAATCGTTGACGCATTTTAAACTAGAGAAGCTCGCGGTAATAGGCTCGGGGGgtcggggttgtgggggggggggtcggggttgtggggggggggtcggggttgtgggggggggggtcggggttggggggggggtcggggttgggggggggggtcggggttgggggggggggtcggggttgggggggggggtcggggttgggggggggggtcggggttggggggggtcggggttgtggggggggggtcggggatgtggggggggggtcggggttgtggggggggtcggggttgtggggggggggtcggggttgtggggggggggtcggggttgtggggggggggtcggggttgtggggggggggtcggggttgtggggggggggtcggggttgtggggggggtcgGGGTTGTGGGGTGGGTGATATTTTGGTTTATCGTTTCACAAAAAGAAAAGGAGCTTCACCATTCAGTCTCGGAACGATTTATATTTCGATTTACTGTTCAGCGGAACTTGTTCAACAAACCCAAGCGTGTCATGGCGTTCCATGAGTGAAGCAGTCCAGGTTGATCTGATTTTGCTCTCAACCTCAGCTCATTCCCTCTCCGCCCTTCTCTAGGCTTTTTTCTCACCAATGCACTCTTGTTTGAATGCCGCCAGACCGGAGTGATTCCACGTCGACCCATCGTTTCAGGGGAGAGGGCAATGAAATGATTATTTTGGTTTACGGGCAGGTGGTGGaacagcagtgtgtgtgtgtaatctgAGATGTATAGTAAGATCGGAAAATCAGTCCAGATTGGGAAAGAACTTtattccccaagccatcagactcctgaactcccagaacatttggggatatgTTTCCGTGGACTGTTAATGTACGTCTTAATATATTAAATGTGCTGAACTTCTATTctcacttatatttatgtaaatatgctccatggggtatgttacattttatatcttattatgtctttaaaagagagagaTTGTGGGGGATTAGTGTCGGTCACTTCACAGACAGTCACACTTTACAActccatttaaaatgccagagctttgctcaagccagacctCCAAgtctccgagtgcctttgcaaagacaatgaaattgctttggaaggaattttctaaaagcaggtgcaaatggaagagtcTGGGCTCAGGTGCTATATATGTGTGTCTATATATATTTAgcccatcccttcgcaagcgaagatgaacacggcGCCTTGTCACTCTTctgtcctcacagaacttttgttctgttttccaaGCTGATGCCTGATCTGCTGCTGTAGTTCCCTTCTCTTTAGGGACAGCTgcaatgcttctccttctctgttgAGGAAGTTTGCTCCCGCTCTGGTGTGCTGCTTCcttgatggaccaagtgaatttgaggtcagggtggaagttgacagcaaagtggataaagtcggcgagctcatcatgggtgcatgaggtagCACCAAAGAAATCATCGATGTGGTGAAGGAatagttgaggggccttgccttgtaggcttgtggcatgaattgctccacgtagccaacaaaaaggcaggcacagCTGGGGCCCGTGGGTAACCATTGCTACCTCTTTgatctggagaaagtgggataagtcaaaggagaagttattgagggtgagggcaagttctgccagctggaagagggtggtggtggaggggggaccgatcaagtcaagtcacctttcttTATCGTTCATAACatgcttgcacagtaaagatgaaatagtgtttttccaggaccatggagcatatttacataaatataagtgagAATAGAAGTTCAGCACATTTCATATATTAAGACGTACATTAACAGTCCACGGAAAcatatccccaaatgttctgggagttcaggagtctgatggcatggggaataaagctctttcccaatctggacgcaaggacccaagtgctgcagtacctcctatcaGATGGCAGAAAGAAGAACAGTTTACTTAAagggtgtgtggagtctttcacaatgtttattgtctttacctgcatcgagtgttgtaaatgCCCTTCATGGTTGGaaaagagcccccaatgatcttttccactgattttacTATCCTCAATATGGACCCAATCATTCACTATCATTGGGTCCATGGATCCTTACCTTCCCTCACCTCCTtttgtagggaccactccctctgtaacACCCTCACCCATttctccttccccaccaattgcccccttggtacctacccctgtgaccgcaggagatgctccagttgcaccctacatctcctccctcaccaccatttggagccctaaacagttcttccaagtgaaacaacactgcACATGTGAATTTgcaaggggtcatctactgcatcccgtGCTCCCATTGtcatctctacatcggagagactggatgcaaactgtgagatcatttcattgagtacctcagctctgtccgctgcaatagcatggatctctcaGTCGTCACCCATTTCATTTTCCTGCCCTGTacccttactgacatgtctgacttggtctcatgcattgccagactgagaccacctgcaaacctCCTCTTCCatttgggcatcctccaaccagatggtattaacatcaacctctctggTTTTTGTTGAAAACAACCCCCCACTTCCATCTTttgtccctgtctcctttcacagagccaaaatcagttgTCACCTTTTCTCCTATCATCACCAATTAACTTTGTTTATCTgaccttctccccctcccattctttccccagCTTTCAATTTTCACTCGCACCTTGAGGAAATGCTTAGGCTAGAAATGTCGGTAAtacatctttccctcctatggatgctgtgagaccatctgatttcctccagcatttctgtattttgactACAAAAGGGAAATTTAAATGATTCTTCAACAGCTGTGTAGATGCAAGGATAATAGAGGGTGAGTTATGGAAGTCAGAGTATGTTTTGTAAGTCagcacatcatgggccaaaagacctttattgtcatgtaatttccTATGTTCAATTAATACAAGAGTAACTTTAAACAGAAATGCTTTATACTTCTGATTTCTAAAGCAAACATAATCTAAAATCTTCCAAATGAAAAATAATTGCAGCTATTTTCAGTCACTGCAAATTTGACAGGCCACATCCTTATCATCACATGAGTTCTGTGTCAAGATCAGGAATACTCATGTGgtgctacacaaaagagtctggaaaaacaaccaactgaaaaacctcacaaagataagcgtatacagagccgttgtcatacccacactcctgttcggctccgaatcatgggtcctctaccggcatcacctacggctcctagaacgcttccaccagcgttgtctccactccatcctcaacatccattggagtgctttcatccctaacgtcgaagtactcaagatggcagaggtcgacagcatcgagtccacgctgctgaagatccagctgcgctgggtgggtcacgtctccagaatggaggaccatcgccttcccaagatcgtgttatatggcgagctctccactggccaccgtgacagaggtgcaccaaagaaaaggtacaaggactgcctaaagaaatctcttggtgcctgccaaattgaccaccgccagtaggctgatatcgcctcaaaccgtgcatcttggcgcctcacagtttggcgggcagcaacctcctttgaagaagaccgcagagcccacctcactgacaaaaggcaaaggaggaaaaacccaaaacccaacacccaaccccaaccaaccatttttcccctgcagccgctgcaaccgtgtcttcctgtcccgcatcggacttgtcagccacaaacgagcctgcagctgacgtggacttttaccccctccataaatcttcgtccgcgaagccaagccaaagaagaagaagaagagaactttaaacagaaatgCTTTATACTTCTGATTTCTAAAGCAAACATAATCTAAAATCTTCCAAATGAAAAATAATTGCAGCTATTTTCAGTCACTGCAAATTTGACAGGCCACATCCTTATCATCACATGAGTTCTGTGTCAAGATCAGGAATACTCATGTGGTGCTTACGTTGGCACTTGGACAACATTGTTTTGGAAGCGGACTCCATTGGGCACTTTTGGGTCAATATGTGCTATCAAGAAGTAAATTACTTAACTTGATCCTTGGGATCAGCTTTTCTCTTCTCCACTTCCTAAAACTCAATTATTGCTGTCCCTTTGCTCATCATCCATCATCAAccattcactgtccattcagattATGGTTGTctatttctgcattccaacaaTGTTAAATTCTTTTAATGTAGATGGTCCAATCCTTGGCCATTTTCATATCAATCTTGTTTTTGTTGTTCCCCTCCACTGCCGCCATCCTCCATCCCTTTTTCCTCTTTGTAGGCAATCGCCTGGGATCAAGGATAATTTGCTTTTACTCTTGTTCTGTGAGAAGTGTAGACTTTTTCACAGATGTGGCTGAAGTGGACAAGTGGCTAGTTTGTGAATTGGTATTTTCCTTCATCCACTGATGCATGGCTTTGAGGTTAATATTGTTATTCAGCATTCTGCTACTTCACGTGAAGTCATCCCAGAATTCAGTGAAAATTTCTCCAAGGACATTTTGAACACATCTTCGTATATTCTACTCTGCTTGCCTGGCACTCTACTTCCATGACAGGTTGGACTAGACTGTCCTGTGTAGACAGGGAACCATTTGGCATTTGTCAAGCAGGAGAAGAACCATAGTTGTAATATTTAATTATACtataggtacacgatcctttaaccGGATCCCTTGGTGGacggtgtgttctgaattttggattgttctggatttcggaaagcccacccaaattgtgctgcctatccacccccacccccttccagtcgccggGCAGTCTCCCTCAAAtgctgtctcccccgaccgccggtccctcggccccGGCGGTCTGCCCCAGCTTCCAGTCCCTTGGATACCTCCACGGACCCTCGGCGCCCggacgcctcccccgaccgcggaccttcggacgcctcccccgaccgcctgtccctcggccacctcctccgactgccggtccccacttgccggattttggagctttctggattttaggtgtccggataaaggattgtgtacctgtacctttattattaattttacagTGCAAAATGTATTGTAATGAATTTTGAAAATAAAGCTTCTGAGTTAGAGTTTATGATGATTATCATCTTCCCAATCAGAGACAAATACCGTTTTTATGCCTGCATGCTACGAGCAAGATTTGATGAACATCGAGATGAAAAAGACATGGTCAAGGCTACCAAGCTGCTGAAAGCTGGTGAGGAAGAATTCTGGTCGAAGCAACATCCTCAGCCTTACATTTTCCCTGAATCACCGGGAGGCACATCATATGAGAGATATGATTGCTACAAGGTGTGagataaaattaattttatatatttattatgtAAAGTATCTTATTTGTATGCATTTCTTGTGTTTTGACTAAGCAAATGCTCTGCTCATCTTTTTCATTACTGAGAAAAATTCTAATTTTACATCCCTATGAAACCAGGGGcatggataggaaagaagaaATAGGCTGACAATTATAGGCTTTTTCAGCATTATACTTTTATTTTTTGAATAAACTCAATGTGTGTAATTATTTTCAAAGATCAGTGGGGATTGGATAGGCTTGTAGGAAGGAAACTGGTTTAGGGGATGGAAGTATATGACTACCTGCCTTTGGATAGAGGATCATCAATGAAGTGAATGAGAGCGAAACTGGGGGTTTTCAAAGGGATGGGAATTGGTCATAAGATTACAAAGGTGCATAGGTGGCGATTGTGTAGAGGGGAACATGCATGACCTTTTAAAAAGGTTTACTCATTGAACTGCATTGTTTGTGGTGGAGAATTCCCATTACGTGATTGGGTAAGGAGTTATAGAATTTGGGTTCTGAAATAGGTTGATGTGTGACATGGAAGGAAATATGCAGATGATGGCATTTCTCTCTCTGTCAGAGAAGCTTTGACAAGTTGCCACATTGCATTATGAAGTGTTCTGGTGGTAATGAGGAGTAAAAGTGAATAGGGTAAAATGGTGAAAGGATCGTCACTCAAACATACTATTTTGTCCAGCATGGTGTTTATTTTTATGCTGTGCTTATCCAGGCAGGTAGAGAGTATTCCAAGACACTTCTGACTTGGGCCTTACTTCCTTACATCCAAAGCCATTCCAATATTGAACAGGCTCAAGTGTTATGAAATACTCTCAACTAGCGTAGATAAGCCCAGCACTAAAAATATTCCAGAAGCTCATCACTGCATATACAGATTTTGACCTGGTCTTGTGTCCACTATTTAAATATCTGGTCAGTGGAGGTCCccattaataaaaaaatgtgGTGCTGTTAATATAAAAGGCATTAGCTCGAATTTGTCTTGTAAACGCTGCTCATCATTTGATATGTTCAGGCTGAAATATTACTTATCAACATTTGCATGATTGTTGTTGAGATCTCACTGCGTGTGGAAATAGCTTCATGAACTTTGGAGTCATCCATGAAATTGACAGCTCTACTATTATCAATGACCTTCCAACTTACATCTTGAGGTTGGAGAGAATATAATTGAAGCACCTGAACTTAGGCTTATAACACAGTCCTGGTAGATTCTTAAAACAAATATCTTCCCATATTTTAAATATGTCTTGATTTGTTTTCACTTGATTCCCATTGACTTCCATTTCTCCAGGCTCCCTTTCTCAGTATTTACCTGAATGC
Above is a genomic segment from Narcine bancroftii isolate sNarBan1 chromosome 2, sNarBan1.hap1, whole genome shotgun sequence containing:
- the ndufb9 gene encoding NADH dehydrogenase [ubiquinone] 1 beta subcomplex subunit 9, whose amino-acid sequence is MAAYLTHQQKVLRLYKRALRHLESWCIFRDKYRFYACMLRARFDEHRDEKDMVKATKLLKAGEEEFWSKQHPQPYIFPESPGGTSYERYDCYKVPEFYLDYWHPSEKAMYPDYFAKREQWKQLRLLSWDKEVKQLQQEVTDNPKSEALPPARKEGDLPPLWWNIVTRPRERPT